The Streptomyces sp. NBC_01353 genome contains a region encoding:
- a CDS encoding ATP-binding protein, giving the protein MRDPLSALTEAFTSFVFGKVETTRLPVRTSTGQAQAVYLPTAAPGLGDSGVIIGREVYSGKGYIYDPFQLYGQQLPAPHWLVLGESGNGKSALEKTYVLRQLRFRDRQVVVLDAQGEDGVGEWNLIAQELGITPIRLDPMVAVDAGIRLNPLDPSITTTGQLALLRTIIEVAMGHGLDERSGFALKVAHAYVNEHITDRQPILTDIVEQLRHPEAESAEAMNVDIDDVRAWGLDVALVLDRLVDGDLRGMFDGPTTVGIDLDAPLIVFDLSHIDRNSIAMPILMAIVGVWLEHTWIRPDRKKRIFLVEEAWHIINSPFVAQLFQRLLKFGRRLGLSFVAVVHHLSDVVDGAAAREAAAILKMASTRTIYAQKADEARATGRVLGLPRWAVEIIPTLTPGIAVWDVNGNVQVVKHLITEKERPLVYTDRAMTESSVDHNVDPSIDPELEWETEQRAALIEQQLNDPSQSTVA; this is encoded by the coding sequence ATGCGAGATCCACTCTCCGCCCTCACCGAAGCCTTCACGTCCTTCGTCTTCGGCAAGGTGGAGACGACACGTCTGCCCGTCCGTACCTCGACCGGCCAGGCCCAGGCCGTCTATCTGCCCACCGCCGCCCCCGGGCTCGGCGACTCCGGCGTGATCATCGGCCGCGAGGTCTACAGCGGCAAGGGCTACATCTACGACCCGTTCCAGCTGTACGGCCAGCAGCTCCCGGCCCCCCACTGGCTGGTCCTCGGCGAGTCCGGCAACGGCAAGTCCGCGCTGGAGAAGACCTACGTCCTGCGGCAGCTGCGGTTCCGCGACCGCCAGGTCGTCGTCCTCGACGCCCAGGGCGAGGACGGCGTCGGCGAATGGAACCTCATCGCACAGGAGTTGGGAATAACCCCCATCCGCCTCGACCCGATGGTCGCCGTCGACGCCGGCATCCGGCTCAACCCGCTCGACCCGTCGATCACCACGACCGGGCAGCTCGCCCTGCTCCGTACGATCATCGAGGTCGCGATGGGCCACGGCCTGGACGAGCGCTCCGGCTTCGCGCTCAAGGTCGCCCACGCGTACGTCAACGAACACATCACCGACCGCCAGCCGATCCTCACCGACATCGTCGAGCAGCTCCGCCATCCGGAGGCGGAGTCGGCCGAGGCGATGAACGTCGACATAGACGATGTACGCGCCTGGGGCCTGGACGTCGCGCTCGTCCTGGACCGGCTGGTCGACGGCGACCTGCGCGGCATGTTCGACGGCCCGACCACGGTCGGCATCGACCTCGACGCGCCGCTCATCGTCTTCGACCTGTCCCACATCGACCGGAACTCCATCGCCATGCCGATCCTCATGGCGATCGTCGGCGTGTGGCTGGAGCACACCTGGATCCGCCCCGACCGGAAGAAGCGCATCTTCCTGGTCGAGGAGGCCTGGCACATCATCAACAGCCCGTTCGTGGCCCAGCTGTTCCAGCGTCTGCTGAAGTTCGGCCGCCGACTCGGCCTGTCCTTCGTCGCGGTCGTCCACCACCTCTCGGACGTCGTCGACGGCGCGGCGGCCCGGGAGGCCGCGGCCATCCTCAAGATGGCCTCGACCAGGACCATTTATGCCCAGAAAGCCGACGAGGCGAGGGCGACGGGACGGGTACTCGGCCTGCCGAGGTGGGCGGTCGAGATCATCCCGACGCTCACCCCCGGTATCGCCGTCTGGGACGTCAACGGCAATGTGCAGGTGGTCAAACACCTCATCACCGAGAAGGAACGGCCGCTCGTCTACACCGACCGCGCCATGACGGAGTCGTCCGTCGACCACAACGTCGACCCGTCCATCGACCCGGAACTGGAATGGGAGACGGAACAGCGCGCCGCCCTCATCGAGCAGCAGCTGAACGACCCCTCGCAGTCGACGGTGGCATGA
- a CDS encoding type IV secretory system conjugative DNA transfer family protein gives MSKDRQDRQQGGIPDGLVVGLVGFVLGLTVLVWTATGLAALLSKGAWPATVTFTRTPMAVRALIGNPQDLPGAWPDTPAGELSGYGLFWGLLIGELMVLVVLTVFAVGTLARWRAVRAGRRAANGTAPTFAAQVQAPVAQPVAQPVVQPVPQPVATAAETLIQPTLPPTTPSTAPTPQPVAPAPTPQTVVPSPRTPRLLYGTPATRRPAALQAVQDAEGPVLVVTSDPTVWSDTKDARGKLGPVLVYDPGHLCDTPARLHWSPSAGCVDPATAQERAVALLAPVRPPSRLDAAVADTAETLLRCWLHAAALDDRPFKQVHRWAQGTGAHEPVRILRTHAKAAAGHAGLLESALTAHPERREIAQELTARALSALSSIHIRDACTPNRTDSLALESFVAEGGTLYVVGETIEDPRTRPGAMPLLTALTASVVEHGRRMAARSSDGRLDPPMTLVLDDVAAVAPLPRLPELLASGQDQGLPTLVLLRSQEQARARWPEPLPQG, from the coding sequence ATGTCGAAGGACCGTCAGGACCGACAGCAAGGGGGTATCCCCGACGGGCTCGTGGTCGGCCTCGTCGGCTTCGTCCTCGGGCTGACCGTGCTCGTCTGGACGGCGACCGGCCTGGCCGCCCTGCTCTCGAAGGGCGCGTGGCCGGCCACGGTCACCTTCACCAGAACGCCGATGGCCGTACGCGCCCTGATCGGCAACCCGCAGGACCTACCGGGCGCATGGCCCGACACCCCGGCGGGCGAGCTGTCGGGGTACGGGCTGTTCTGGGGATTGCTCATCGGCGAACTGATGGTGCTGGTGGTGCTCACGGTGTTCGCGGTGGGGACGCTGGCACGGTGGAGAGCGGTACGGGCGGGCAGACGGGCCGCAAACGGTACGGCGCCGACGTTCGCGGCCCAGGTCCAGGCCCCGGTGGCGCAACCGGTGGCTCAACCGGTCGTACAGCCGGTGCCACAGCCGGTCGCCACCGCGGCAGAGACCCTCATACAGCCCACCCTCCCACCGACAACCCCCTCAACGGCCCCCACCCCACAGCCAGTCGCCCCGGCCCCCACGCCCCAGACCGTCGTCCCCTCACCTCGCACCCCCCGCCTCCTCTACGGCACCCCCGCCACCCGCCGCCCCGCAGCGCTCCAGGCCGTCCAGGACGCCGAGGGCCCCGTCCTCGTGGTCACCTCCGACCCCACCGTCTGGTCCGACACCAAGGACGCCCGCGGCAAGCTCGGCCCCGTCCTGGTCTACGACCCCGGCCACCTCTGCGACACGCCCGCCCGCCTCCACTGGTCCCCGTCCGCCGGCTGCGTGGACCCGGCCACGGCCCAGGAGCGGGCGGTCGCGCTGCTCGCCCCCGTACGCCCGCCGTCCCGTCTGGACGCCGCTGTCGCCGACACCGCGGAAACGCTCCTGCGCTGCTGGCTGCACGCCGCAGCCCTCGACGACCGCCCCTTCAAGCAGGTCCACCGCTGGGCCCAGGGCACCGGCGCCCACGAGCCCGTACGGATCCTCCGTACGCACGCCAAGGCAGCCGCCGGCCACGCCGGACTGCTGGAGTCCGCGCTCACCGCGCATCCGGAACGACGTGAGATCGCCCAGGAGTTGACCGCCCGCGCCCTCTCCGCGCTCTCCTCGATCCACATCAGGGACGCCTGCACCCCAAACCGAACGGATTCGCTGGCGCTGGAATCATTCGTCGCTGAAGGGGGCACCCTCTATGTGGTCGGTGAAACCATCGAGGACCCGCGCACCCGCCCCGGCGCGATGCCCCTGCTCACCGCCCTCACCGCAAGCGTGGTCGAGCACGGCCGCCGCATGGCCGCACGGTCATCCGACGGTCGGCTCGACCCACCAATGACGCTCGTCCTCGACGACGTCGCCGCAGTGGCTCCCCTTCCCCGGCTCCCGGAGCTGCTGGCAAGCGGCCAGGACCAGGGCCTGCCGACCCTGGTCCTGCTCCGCTCCCAGGAACAGGCCCGCGCCCGCTGGCCGGAGCCCCTGCCCCAGGGCTAG
- a CDS encoding GNAT family N-acetyltransferase has product MNYSIRVIRADEWEATREIRLAALQDPVASIAFLDTHEAAAARPDSFWQERAEGASESGTSARQFVAEASDGSWAGTISVLVERPSDEVRFGEVAKVDQTHIVGVYVRPEARGTGVTEALFRAGVEWSWSLPEPVVRRVRLYVHEDNARAAAFYRRFGFEATGDRVAVPGDDSAHELEYEIRRPTA; this is encoded by the coding sequence ATGAACTACTCGATACGTGTCATCCGCGCCGACGAGTGGGAGGCGACCCGGGAGATCCGACTCGCGGCTCTCCAGGACCCGGTGGCGAGCATCGCCTTCCTGGACACCCACGAGGCCGCCGCGGCGCGGCCCGACTCGTTCTGGCAGGAGCGGGCGGAGGGCGCGTCCGAGAGCGGGACGAGCGCCCGTCAGTTCGTGGCCGAGGCGTCGGACGGGAGCTGGGCGGGCACGATTTCGGTGCTGGTGGAGCGGCCGTCGGACGAGGTGCGGTTCGGTGAGGTGGCGAAGGTCGATCAGACGCACATCGTGGGTGTGTACGTACGGCCGGAGGCCCGCGGTACGGGTGTGACCGAGGCGCTGTTCCGGGCGGGTGTGGAGTGGTCCTGGTCGCTGCCGGAGCCGGTGGTGCGGCGGGTGCGGCTGTATGTGCACGAGGACAATGCGCGGGCCGCCGCTTTCTACCGGCGGTTCGGGTTCGAGGCGACGGGCGACAGGGTGGCGGTGCCGGGCGACGACTCCGCGCACGAGCTGGAGTACGAGATCCGGCGGCCGACGGCGTAG
- a CDS encoding ATP-binding cassette domain-containing protein, with the protein MIRAEELTKRYGPRTVVQDLSFTVRPGTVTGFLGPNGAGKSTTMRMLLGLDAPTRGRSTIGGRAYAGHPAPLTQVGALLEARSIHPGRSAFHHLMALAHTHGIPRSRVEHVLGLTGLTEVARRRVKGFSLGMGQRLGIAAALLGDPETVVLDEPVNGLDPEGVRWIRTLLKSLAAEGRTVLVSSHLMSEMALTAEHLIVIGKGRLLADTTVDALVRESGGASVKVVTPDADRLSTLLLPTAHVVTEAADTLRVTGIEAADIGRAAAAHGVPLHELTPQTASLEQAFMDLTHDSVEYQGAAA; encoded by the coding sequence ATGATCCGAGCAGAAGAACTCACCAAGCGGTACGGCCCCAGGACCGTCGTCCAGGACCTCAGCTTCACCGTCCGCCCCGGCACCGTCACCGGATTCCTCGGCCCCAACGGCGCCGGCAAGTCCACCACCATGCGGATGCTCCTCGGCCTGGACGCCCCCACCCGCGGCCGCTCCACCATCGGCGGCCGCGCCTACGCCGGCCACCCCGCACCCCTCACCCAGGTCGGCGCGCTCCTCGAAGCCCGCTCGATCCACCCCGGCCGCTCCGCGTTCCACCACCTCATGGCGCTCGCCCACACCCACGGCATCCCGCGCTCCCGCGTCGAGCACGTCCTCGGCCTCACCGGCCTCACCGAGGTCGCCCGCCGCCGCGTCAAGGGCTTCTCGCTCGGCATGGGCCAGCGCCTCGGCATCGCCGCCGCCCTCCTCGGCGACCCGGAGACGGTCGTCCTCGACGAGCCGGTCAACGGCCTCGACCCCGAGGGCGTGCGGTGGATCCGTACGCTCCTCAAGTCCCTCGCCGCCGAAGGCCGTACGGTCCTGGTCTCCTCCCATCTGATGAGCGAGATGGCGCTGACCGCCGAGCACCTGATCGTCATCGGCAAGGGCCGGCTGCTCGCGGACACCACCGTCGACGCGCTCGTACGGGAGTCCGGCGGCGCCTCGGTCAAGGTCGTCACCCCCGACGCGGACCGCCTCAGCACCCTCCTCCTCCCGACGGCACACGTCGTCACGGAGGCCGCCGACACCCTCCGCGTCACCGGCATCGAAGCCGCGGACATCGGCCGCGCGGCCGCCGCCCACGGCGTACCGCTCCACGAACTCACCCCGCAGACCGCCTCGCTGGAACAGGCGTTCATGGACCTCACCCACGACTCGGTCGAATACCAGGGAGCCGCAGCATGA
- a CDS encoding ABC transporter permease, translating into MSTTTAHTYRVTPTRVLRSEWHKLWTVRSTWITVLASVAFLLGVGILMGATYTADGGDSDVDTVILSLYGSQLGGICLAVLGILVTAGEYSTGLIRASLTAVPRRTPVLWAKATVFTTVVFTISFVTALITFLTAQIFLSDTDQAASLTDDGVLAAVAGNAAGVTLLSLIALGLGATLRSVPGGIGAFIGGVLILPEVLGMLPYDAVETALRYFPTQAAGALGSADPMPNAASPGGALLALCLWAAATLIVPALLLKRRDV; encoded by the coding sequence ATGAGCACGACGACCGCGCACACGTACCGCGTCACCCCCACCCGCGTCCTGCGCTCCGAATGGCACAAGCTGTGGACGGTCCGCTCGACCTGGATCACCGTCCTCGCCTCGGTCGCGTTCCTCCTCGGCGTCGGCATCCTCATGGGCGCCACCTACACCGCCGACGGCGGCGACTCCGACGTCGACACGGTCATCCTCAGCCTCTACGGCTCTCAGCTCGGCGGGATCTGCCTGGCCGTCCTCGGCATCCTCGTCACGGCGGGCGAGTACTCCACCGGCCTGATCAGAGCCTCGTTGACCGCCGTCCCGCGCCGCACACCGGTTCTCTGGGCGAAGGCCACCGTCTTCACGACCGTCGTCTTCACCATCTCCTTCGTCACCGCCCTGATCACCTTCCTCACCGCGCAGATCTTCCTCTCCGACACCGACCAGGCCGCCTCACTCACCGACGACGGAGTCCTGGCCGCCGTCGCGGGCAACGCAGCCGGCGTCACCCTGCTCAGCCTCATCGCCCTCGGCCTCGGCGCCACGCTGCGCTCGGTGCCGGGCGGCATCGGGGCCTTCATCGGTGGCGTCCTGATCCTCCCCGAAGTCCTCGGAATGCTCCCGTACGACGCCGTCGAGACCGCCCTCAGGTACTTCCCCACCCAGGCCGCCGGCGCCCTCGGCTCCGCCGACCCGATGCCGAACGCGGCCTCCCCGGGCGGCGCGCTGCTCGCCCTGTGCCTCTGGGCCGCGGCAACCCTGATCGTCCCGGCGCTGTTGCTCAAGCGCCGAGACGTATGA
- a CDS encoding sensor histidine kinase, producing the protein MITEKRPATEEEPLSGVGTEEEPLSRYLQRQTQRIRAFDARRPWVWDALLAAFWTGAALTDAAGGWRNIARDPSVPVWLVLAMSLALSVPLLWRRRRPMAVLAVMACASLLSNWTGAFLQAGFLQAVVVFHIALRLPLRTLLRPLAVITSPLVVGAIRFPKDSWDQQVVPTLWAYAMVALLGIAVRSRQDYTAALVDRARRLEVERDQQAQLAAAAERTRIAREMHDIIGHNLSVITGLADGGKYAAAKNPERAAEALDAIGTTSRQALAELRRLLRGEAVRDPQPTLADLDALVAGVRTAGLPVGLDTQGDPELLPTGAQLTVYRIVQEALTNTLKHAGPGAAATVLLSYGQEELTVEVTDTGGPGSGIIGTGQGVTGMRERAALYDGTLEAGPLPTGGWRVRLRLPLEDSRS; encoded by the coding sequence ATGATCACGGAGAAGCGGCCCGCCACCGAGGAGGAACCCCTCAGTGGCGTCGGCACCGAGGAGGAACCCCTCAGCCGGTACCTCCAGCGGCAGACCCAACGCATACGGGCCTTCGACGCCCGCCGCCCCTGGGTCTGGGACGCACTGCTCGCCGCCTTCTGGACGGGGGCCGCCCTGACCGACGCGGCGGGCGGCTGGCGGAACATCGCCCGCGACCCGTCCGTACCGGTCTGGCTGGTCCTCGCCATGAGCCTGGCCCTCTCCGTCCCGCTGCTGTGGCGCCGCCGCCGGCCCATGGCCGTCCTGGCCGTGATGGCCTGCGCGTCCCTCCTCAGCAACTGGACCGGCGCGTTTCTCCAGGCGGGCTTCCTCCAGGCCGTCGTCGTCTTCCACATCGCTCTACGGCTGCCCCTGCGCACCCTGCTGCGGCCGCTGGCGGTGATCACGTCACCCCTGGTGGTGGGCGCGATCCGCTTCCCGAAGGACAGTTGGGACCAGCAGGTCGTCCCCACCCTGTGGGCGTACGCGATGGTCGCCCTGCTCGGCATCGCGGTCCGCTCCCGCCAGGACTACACGGCCGCCCTCGTCGACCGGGCCCGGCGCCTCGAGGTCGAGCGCGACCAGCAGGCCCAGTTGGCGGCGGCGGCCGAACGCACCCGGATCGCCCGCGAGATGCACGACATCATCGGCCACAACCTCTCGGTCATCACCGGCCTCGCGGACGGCGGCAAGTACGCGGCCGCGAAGAACCCGGAGCGCGCCGCCGAGGCCCTCGACGCGATCGGCACGACCAGCCGCCAGGCCCTCGCGGAACTCCGGCGCCTCCTGCGCGGAGAGGCGGTACGCGATCCCCAGCCCACCCTGGCCGACCTGGACGCGCTGGTCGCCGGCGTACGGACGGCGGGCCTGCCGGTAGGACTGGACACCCAAGGCGACCCCGAACTCCTGCCGACGGGGGCGCAGCTGACGGTCTACCGAATCGTTCAGGAGGCCCTGACGAACACCCTCAAGCACGCGGGTCCGGGAGCCGCAGCGACAGTCCTCCTCTCGTACGGGCAGGAGGAGTTGACGGTCGAGGTCACGGACACGGGCGGTCCCGGAAGCGGGATCATCGGCACCGGCCAGGGAGTTACGGGTATGCGCGAGCGCGCCGCCCTCTACGACGGCACACTCGAAGCGGGCCCGTTGCCGACCGGCGGCTGGCGCGTACGACTCCGACTCCCGCTGGAGGATTCCCGCTCGTGA
- a CDS encoding response regulator transcription factor, with protein MTTVLIADDQAMQRFGFRMLLESQDDMTVVGEATNGTEAIRLVERYHPDVVLMDIRMPGLDGIEATRRIVAAGGRTRVLIVTTFDLDEYAYDGLRAGASGFLVKDAQPEELLSGIRAVAAGDAVVAPSLTRRLLDAYIHHLPTTPGPPREDARLSALTDREREILTVIAQGWTNTEIAERLHLAESTVKTHVSRILSKTGARDRVQAVILAYDTQLVAPTQS; from the coding sequence GTGACGACGGTGCTGATCGCGGACGACCAGGCGATGCAACGCTTCGGCTTCCGCATGTTGTTGGAGAGCCAGGACGACATGACGGTCGTCGGCGAGGCCACGAACGGCACCGAGGCGATCCGCCTCGTGGAGCGGTACCACCCCGATGTCGTCCTGATGGACATCCGGATGCCGGGCCTCGACGGAATCGAGGCCACGCGCCGTATCGTCGCCGCCGGCGGCCGCACCCGCGTCCTGATCGTCACGACGTTCGACCTCGACGAGTACGCCTACGACGGCCTCCGCGCCGGCGCCAGCGGCTTCCTGGTCAAGGACGCCCAGCCCGAGGAGCTCCTGTCGGGCATCCGCGCGGTGGCCGCCGGCGACGCGGTGGTGGCCCCCAGCCTCACCCGCCGCCTCCTCGACGCCTACATCCACCACCTCCCGACCACCCCGGGCCCACCCCGCGAGGACGCCCGCCTCTCGGCCCTCACGGACCGGGAGCGCGAGATCCTCACGGTCATCGCCCAGGGCTGGACGAACACCGAGATCGCCGAACGCCTCCACCTCGCGGAATCGACGGTGAAGACCCACGTGAGCCGCATCCTGTCGAAAACAGGCGCGAGGGACCGCGTCCAGGCGGTCATCCTGGCGTACGACACCCAACTGGTGGCACCGACCCAATCATGA
- a CDS encoding DUF1877 family protein yields the protein MSFHMHLRAMAEHEIRDDHAWLTDFMHAAWEKLETEYESGIAASIEKDFGPLNDLYLAGATTTHELPVYGGRIIQDPAHHRPPFAILTSLEATTAAELLRDTHFETLWSVAGPALAAPYALWDDPETAAKATYLAHHTALCGFYTRAAQANHAVVKAFWY from the coding sequence ATGAGCTTCCACATGCACCTCCGCGCGATGGCGGAGCACGAGATCCGCGACGACCACGCCTGGCTGACGGACTTCATGCACGCGGCCTGGGAGAAGCTTGAGACCGAGTACGAGTCGGGCATCGCCGCGTCCATCGAAAAGGACTTCGGCCCCCTCAACGACCTCTATCTCGCCGGCGCCACGACGACCCACGAACTCCCGGTCTACGGCGGCCGAATCATCCAAGACCCTGCCCACCACCGGCCACCGTTCGCCATCCTCACCTCACTCGAGGCCACGACCGCCGCCGAACTCCTCAGGGATACCCACTTCGAGACCCTGTGGAGTGTGGCGGGCCCCGCCCTCGCGGCCCCATACGCCCTCTGGGACGACCCGGAGACCGCGGCCAAGGCCACCTATCTCGCCCACCACACTGCCCTCTGCGGCTTCTACACCCGGGCTGCTCAGGCGAACCACGCTGTGGTGAAGGCATTCTGGTACTAG